Within Epilithonimonas zeae, the genomic segment GGATATCATCTATTTGATAAATGATTTTCTTAGCATCTTCAGTATTTTTTGCTTTCATTTTACAGAAGATGTTATATTTTCCAGATGTTACGCTAGCTTCTACAACGTTCGGAATCAAAGCTAATTGTTTCAAAACTTCTTGTGTATGGTTTGACTTTGTCAACAAAATACCGATAAAAGCTGTGAAGTTATAATCTAATTTACTGTAGTCAATATTAAGAGAAGAACCCAGGATAATCCCAGCATCTTCCATTTTCTTAACTCTTACGTGGATTGTTCCCGCAGAAACATCCATTTGTTTTGCAATCTCTGTAAAAGGCATTCTAGTGTTTTCTACTAAGAAATCCAGAATCTTTTTATCGATATCGTCTAATTGATAGTTCATTGTATGATTTTATTATTTATTTAAAATATATCTAATTTTTTTGCAAATTTATAAAAAATATTTTAAATAAAAAGAAATATCAAAACATTAACAGCTTTTAACAAAACTTCATATTCACTATGATAATTATCATTTATTTAGCTTGTTTTTTACAGAATCTATTTTATTTTGTTCAACGTCGGCGGAGTCCTTTTTTATCCTTTTTCGGCTTTTGAAGATATATTTGAAAGAATTGAAACTTTTACTATACACAACTCCAACACCATAACTTTGATTAGCTCCTGGTGCAGTGGTGATACCAATATTAGATGGTTTGGAATAAGCTCTCAGCAAACGGCTTCCATTATTATTTCGGCTCCAGTCATATTCTACAATTCCTTCTGCAGATAAATAATTAGCATTAGCATTATCTGTCCTTGCTATCGGTACACCTAAACCTGTTTTCAGTTTAAATCTTGGAGAAAGTGCCAAACTTACACTGGTGTTTGCTCTGTCTGATGTGTTAGACCCTACATCACCACTTATATAATCGAGATTAATTTGAAATGCACTACTAATTGTATTAAGAACAGAACCCAATTGCTTAAAAGCCATACTATAACCTGTACTCACAGCGGTTTGTGACACATCCACTTTCAAACCACCAGAGTTGACGACGTTAAAGTTATTAAGTACCAAAATAGATCCGAACTGAATAATCCTTTCATCGTCCGTACTCATTTTAGTTGCCAAAGTTTCCCTTACTTGTGAAGATCCATCCGGAGCAGCAACGCCAAATTCGATATCAGGTTTGGTTAATGTTTCTGTAATTTTCGTTGTCAAAACGACATTGATTGGCTGCGTAAGAGACATTCCCAGATATTCTCCTGCATTGGTTACAGTTCTGGTATAATTGGCGGTAATATCAAGAGCTGGTGTCATTGGATTTCCACTCCATTGGATACTGCTGTTTTTGGCAATTTGGAAAGTTCTATTTAAGATCGCTTTTGATACAAATGTTCCATTATCAACGGTATAAGTTCCATCCATCAAAATATTTCCACTTCTCTCCATCTTGAATTTAAGATGACGTGCTTCTCCTCTCACAGAGATATTTCCTACATCATCACCTACCAATACATTTACTAGAGATCCTTTGTCAATGGTAACATCAAAATCAATCAACATATTAGCACCAGATCTTTTCTTTTTTTCTATTGAGATTTGACCCGAATCGTCACGTTTCAAAAATCTTAGTATTTTAAATTCCTCAACATTCGCAGTAGAAGCACTATTGAATGTAAACGTACTGTTATTCAAAACTCTAAGTCCATCATTTGGCGTAGAAATCTCCAGAGCAGAAACCGGTCCACTCACATAGACATCACCTTGTCCTGTAACTCTTCCCCAAAATAGATCATTATCATCTTGTGTCGAGTTCAAAACCAAGAGATTATCGGCACGCATAATTAAGTTAATTCCTAATGAAGACAACGTTTCAAATTGTATTGAACCAGAAATATTTCCTTTAGAATTTTCTCTTCCGTCTCGTATTCCAATATTGTTCAGTAGCGCCAAACCTTTTGAAAGATTAATAACTGTATCATCCATGGAATAATCTACTCCCGTGAATAATAACTTCAAGCCAAATCCTTTCAGAGCGATATCACCACTATAATCGATATCATTTATTGGACCTGATATTTTAAGATCTCCAGTAGCTTTTCCTCGGAAGTTTCCAAAAATTTCTTTTACAAATTGCTGTGCAAAACCAAGGTCAAACTCATTCATTTTTGCGTTTAGATCGAGTGCCATAGATGATCCTGTATTATCCACAGTTCCTGTGACATCCAAAGTATTATGCCCTAGTAAATCCGATGATAAAGCTTGAATACTTACATCAAATACATTCGGTTTTTCGCTTTTCGTGATTTTGGTTTCGATGTTACCCATCGCTTTACCATTCATAAAAATATCATTAACATCCAGATCTACCAAAGGCTCCAGATTGTTTCCAGACTTCTTGATTTGGATGGTTCCGTTCGCAGTTCCTTTGATATCCAGCGCATTTTTATCTTTGCTAAAAGCGAGAAGTTTCGAAATATCAAGATTCTTCACCTCCGCATCTGCCGTGAACTCTTTTCCGGATTTGAAATCCGCAGTTTTGACCAAAAGCTCACTTTCATCAGAATAAATTCTGAGATTTTCTACAATGAAATCTTTTTCTTTCTTCCTATATGTAATAGAATGATTAAGTTCCGGACTCGTATCTACGCTCCAAGCAACGTCATTAAGCTTAACGGTAGTCGGCTCAAAACGCAAAACATAATCACCAATAGCATTAGTTGTTTGGTTAATGTTCACCGCATATTCTTTCATTTGTTTTGCTGTTTCATCTTCCAAGCTTCCTAATTTGAAAACCGTTCCGATATGCAAAATCTGCGAATTCTCATTGTTAGCTGCCAACTTCACATCCTGAAGAACATTATTACCATATTGTCCTCTTTTAATAGTTGCAAGCAACTGTTGGTCAAGATTTGCTGTGTTTACTCTCAACTTCAGACTGTCGACCATCGCGCTATCTTTCACTTTGTTAAGATCTGGCTGATAAGTTGCATCGGTTTCCGCCAAGAATTTTTCGGCTTCACTCAATTCCTTTTTGCTAGTCATCACATATTTGATCTTAGCTGCGTCCGCATTCAGAATCAAATCATTGGTTGCTCCTACATAATTCCCAGCGACTTTTGCGCCGTCTGGTAATTCCAAATCCGGAACAAAGAACGAAACCAAACCTTGCTTCACATCAAAATCGAAATCGAAATTCTGTCCGTTATAAGTTTTTTTCGGAGGATTACCAACCAGAATTTTGTTGACACTATTCATCACCATATTTCCGATATCTTCCAAATCAAATCTGCCGGAAACTCTTCCTGTAACAGCTCCGGGCGCATCGACAGAAACAATTCTGTTTCCGTTTTCAAAAAAAGCTTTGAGTTTGGAATCCGGAATATGCAATTTTTGAGAACTTGAATTGAGAGTCAATCCTTTAATATTGGTATCGAGATTAAGGTCATTCAGATTGGTCATAGAAACTTTCCCAACAAGATGACCGCTGACAGAATTGGTATCACCAGCCGAAATACCGAAATATTTCAGATTAACATATTGAATATTAGCATCGAAATCCGCAAATAATCTTTTGGTGCTGAAGTCCACAATTCCTTTGAAATTCCCTTTTACATTCGCATCATTGGCATTAACATTTCCTGTGAATCTTCTTTTGTTCAGAACACCATCGATTTCAATATTATTAAGGCTTTTACCCATTAAATCTATATGATTGACATCTGAAGTGGTTTTCACATACATCGTATTCACATCAAAACCTTCGCCCTGAACATTGAACTTGCCGGAAATCAATCCAACTTGCTTGTTTTTGGTCAAAGCGGTTACATTCAAATCTTTAACATCTACATACCCTCTGTATTTTGGACGTTTTGTACTGTAATCAACAAGATTGAAGTCTTTCATCTTCGCCTGTCCAATTCCTGTAATGACATTTCCTGTAGCAAAAATCTGTTTTGGATTCACTTTTACAGAACCATTATATTTCAATCTTCCAAAATCATCTGCAATATTCCCCAACTTCGAAGAAATAAATTTCGGAAGCGAGGCTTTCAGACCTTTGTATGTAAAATCAGCAGAAACATCTTTACTTTCAATGAAAAACTTCTTATCCAGAACACTGGAGATAGTCATCTTTTTGGTATTCAGATTGATTTCCTGCGAGCGGATTAAGAAATTATTCAAAGTAAAATCATTCAACGGTCCCGTCATTGTTCCTGAGATATTGATAGGTGTGTAATTGTCCCAATCCGGCACGAAATAACTCAAATCATAGCCACTGATCTGGCTTCCCGGAACCATTCTCAAATCCCAATTCACCTTATTTCCA encodes:
- a CDS encoding Lrp/AsnC family transcriptional regulator, translating into MNYQLDDIDKKILDFLVENTRMPFTEIAKQMDVSAGTIHVRVKKMEDAGIILGSSLNIDYSKLDYNFTAFIGILLTKSNHTQEVLKQLALIPNVVEASVTSGKYNIFCKMKAKNTEDAKKIIYQIDDIQDVMRTESMISMEEYISDKNRLINAVSI
- a CDS encoding translocation/assembly module TamB — encoded protein: MAKLENKNTNNEEPHIDKPVSQKKRPLFLRILSTVSYGIIALVALVLIIINLPITKRYIANQAIDFLNKDLKMGMSIDDIDVNFFGDVTIKGLHLKDYKGYEFVKAKEMRVASDWFALAFNTRDIKFNQATIIEPTIRVITYKGDSISNFIRYVDNFDDGKPRDPKRKPFKMGMKFDIINGIASIVNENSPGEAGRWLDARNVNLNVTSLKVEGADVFADIRNFNFITKRHGKEHTVDTFSTNFELTKKHLKLGNLTFNTNYSLLQGEAILNLDPKTKFADFGNKVNWDLRMVPGSQISGYDLSYFVPDWDNYTPINISGTMTGPLNDFTLNNFLIRSQEINLNTKKMTISSVLDKKFFIESKDVSADFTYKGLKASLPKFISSKLGNIADDFGRLKYNGSVKVNPKQIFATGNVITGIGQAKMKDFNLVDYSTKRPKYRGYVDVKDLNVTALTKNKQVGLISGKFNVQGEGFDVNTMYVKTTSDVNHIDLMGKSLNNIEIDGVLNKRRFTGNVNANDANVKGNFKGIVDFSTKRLFADFDANIQYVNLKYFGISAGDTNSVSGHLVGKVSMTNLNDLNLDTNIKGLTLNSSSQKLHIPDSKLKAFFENGNRIVSVDAPGAVTGRVSGRFDLEDIGNMVMNSVNKILVGNPPKKTYNGQNFDFDFDVKQGLVSFFVPDLELPDGAKVAGNYVGATNDLILNADAAKIKYVMTSKKELSEAEKFLAETDATYQPDLNKVKDSAMVDSLKLRVNTANLDQQLLATIKRGQYGNNVLQDVKLAANNENSQILHIGTVFKLGSLEDETAKQMKEYAVNINQTTNAIGDYVLRFEPTTVKLNDVAWSVDTSPELNHSITYRKKEKDFIVENLRIYSDESELLVKTADFKSGKEFTADAEVKNLDISKLLAFSKDKNALDIKGTANGTIQIKKSGNNLEPLVDLDVNDIFMNGKAMGNIETKITKSEKPNVFDVSIQALSSDLLGHNTLDVTGTVDNTGSSMALDLNAKMNEFDLGFAQQFVKEIFGNFRGKATGDLKISGPINDIDYSGDIALKGFGLKLLFTGVDYSMDDTVINLSKGLALLNNIGIRDGRENSKGNISGSIQFETLSSLGINLIMRADNLLVLNSTQDDNDLFWGRVTGQGDVYVSGPVSALEISTPNDGLRVLNNSTFTFNSASTANVEEFKILRFLKRDDSGQISIEKKKRSGANMLIDFDVTIDKGSLVNVLVGDDVGNISVRGEARHLKFKMERSGNILMDGTYTVDNGTFVSKAILNRTFQIAKNSSIQWSGNPMTPALDITANYTRTVTNAGEYLGMSLTQPINVVLTTKITETLTKPDIEFGVAAPDGSSQVRETLATKMSTDDERIIQFGSILVLNNFNVVNSGGLKVDVSQTAVSTGYSMAFKQLGSVLNTISSAFQINLDYISGDVGSNTSDRANTSVSLALSPRFKLKTGLGVPIARTDNANANYLSAEGIVEYDWSRNNNGSRLLRAYSKPSNIGITTAPGANQSYGVGVVYSKSFNSFKYIFKSRKRIKKDSADVEQNKIDSVKNKLNK